The genomic region gtattttattttattttataggatCAATGGCATCTTCATCGTCATGTTCCTCAAGTATACAAACTAGGTCTGGTCCACTTGATGGTGACGTGTTGTGGATGCAACctaagcatgtttcagaacatgtttggaatggggaaccAGACAGGAAACTACACATCAGACGAGCAGTCCCGACGTATCAAATCCCAGAGGAAATTGTTCCTTTGCTTCGACAATGTGGGTTTTATTGGATCATGAAGATGGGATACCTCAAGATAAATGCGGCCTTAATTACTGCGTtcattgaaagatggaggcccgaaACCCACACGTTTCACCTGAGATGCGGAGAGGCTACcattactcttcaagatgtgTCAGTTTTATTAGGTCTGCGTACTAACggggcaccattaattggttcaacaaatcTTGTTTGGGCCGATTTGTGTGAAGAATTATTAggagtcagaccacaggaaGGCGAAATTGAAGGCAGTGTCgtcaaattaagttggttggctcaccatttttctcACATAAATATTGATGAGGGTAACGTTGAGcaattacaaaggtttacccgtgcGTGGATTCTTCGATTCATAGGAGGTGTCCTCTTTGTTAACAAAACTAGTAGCAGAGTTTCCTTAAGGTACCTACAATTTTTATGTGACTTTGAACAGTGTAGCACATATGCGTAGGGACCTTCTGTGCTTGcgtatttatatagagagatgtgcagcgccactgattacaaagttaaatcaattggaggtatgtgcatcttaatccaaatgtgggcatgggaacgatgcaTGACTTTGGCTTCAAAGAGGACGCCTCCCGTCATAGAAAATAAATCACTGGGACACAGGtttgttgtttaaaaaattagatttgaattgaaaatatttaatgatggaacgtgttgacaatgatgatttaatttttattgtaggtggttgcgacgtggaaatcagcatattggcaatgatgatctTAGACTTTTCCGTCGCAGATTGGATATgatgaaacgacatgaggtaagaacATCGTAATGTATTGGTTAAATGAAATGTTAATATGCTATGTTTGACTGAAAATTGACAAGTGTGTTGTTGTATGCAGTTTGTCTGGGAGCCATACACACCAACTGTGATGGCAGCGTTGTCTCCAATTTGTGTGGTTGGAAGTGTAGCCTGGTTCGCGGTGGTGCCACtgatttgtttccatgttgttgaGTGTCACCAACCCGATAGAGTTTTACGACAATTTAGATTGCAACAACCTATTCCCGAGTGTGCTTCGCAACCGCAGAATCTCCATGGCATAACgctcaaaggcaaacaagatGAGAATTGGTTCCACCTGTTGGCCCCAATGATTAGTCAGTGGAACAATTGAGCAAAGTTTAGGGTCGACGTTTATCCTCGACAGGAGGGCCTACTGGGTTATAACTCGGACTACATGGTGTGGTATAGGCGTAAAGCAAAGATGTTTGTCGAcccaaacaatgcaaacacAACTGCATTGGTATTTATCTGTTTTTCAATGTTTAActtctaattattttcttaagcaTGAGCATTAATTTGTTGACGCTAATAATTGCAGGGTGACGTTGTGGAGACTCTAcagtatatggtgtcaccacaagggaggaacacatggacagttgatgatctcgtgccttatgtggaTAAGTTAGTGATTATATcagaagagcaagagagaatcaCTGAGCCAGTGTCACATGGTCGAGCATTAGAGCGTGAATTTCCAGCACAAGAGTTTCACAttcttcagtcaagtgttgaaactcgagGCATAGGGAGACAAAGGGAGCCTGTTAAAGCGGAAcaatattcccaacaaatgaTGGAGCGTggtcatggaatgtattacacgccagcGACATTTTCCGAATATCCTTCACAGATGTATCAATATCCTTTTGAAGGTCATCACACTAATACTTCTGCGAGCGAACATTCATtcggtggtgttgcggaaacacaacctcatttttcatggcccactATGACTCATTCACAGCAGCACGATGCCCCCATGGCAACACCTAACGCCCCATTTGCTTCGCAATGGAATGTACCCggagcaatacctgatatgggcgacttattaggtgttgatttgcgtcaggAGTTTTCTGCTGAGGCTGAGCAAGCAGAAGTGGGGAGACAACGTGGCAGAAGAAATTCTGATCGTCAAGCGcgaagatgggatcgaccatgtgaCACATCCTCACGACATCACGGACACCATAATGATTGATTTTGATGTCTCTGTGtaaatttgttgttgtttgtaagaCATTTGATTTTGACAGTTAATGTATCGCATCTCATTTATTATGGCTTACTAATGTATAGAGTTTATGTGGCGCAtgaaactataataataaacaaagtttaaaaataaaactaaagttgACAAACGAAAAATAAGTAGTTTTAGTAACTAAATCCAAACAAAACTAGACCATAGTTCATCATTGTAGATATTTGTCCTTTAGTATCATTTTGAATACCCTTAACTACAGCATTGGACGTCCCCCCTTAGGGTTTATGGATTTGGCTTAGGGTTAGtgttttagggttaggggttagggttagggttttagTGTTAGGGGTTATGgttaggttttagggtttatggaTGTGGCTTAGGGTTGGGGGttatgggttagggtttattgtttagggtttatggtttaggttagGTTATGGGTTAGGGTTATGTTTTAGGGTTTATGGATGTGGCTTAGGGTTGGGGGttatgggttagggtttaggttgaGGGTTAGGGCTTAGGGGTGTAATGCTTAGTGTTTTAGGGTTTACGGGGTAGGGTTGGGTTTTATGGTTAGGGTTTTATTcgtagggttagggtttaggttgaGGGTTAGGGCTTAGGGGTTTAGGGTATGgggttttagggttagggtttaggttgaGGGTTAGGgcttaggggtttagggttaggggttaggttgAGGGTTAGGGCTTATggttttagggttaggggttagggttagggtttaggtttaagGATTAGGGCTTAGGGGTTTAATGCTTAGTGTTTTAGGGTTAGGGGGTAGGGTAGGGTTttatggttagggtttagggttagggattAGGGTTATGGATGTTTTGGGGCCGGGTTGGGTTTTATGGTTAGGGATTAGGGTTATGGATGTTTTGGGGTAGGGTTGGGTTTTATGGTTAGGGATTATGGTTATGGATGTTTTGGGGTTGGGTTTTATGGTTAGGGATTAGGGTTATGGATGTTTTGGGGTAGggtagggttagggttatggaTTAGGGTTATGGATGTTTTGGGGTAGGGTTGAGGTCTTTGGGGGTAGGGTTAGGGCTTAGGGGTTTGGATTATAAGTTAGGGATcatgggttagggtttaggacTTAGGGTTTACAAGTAGGGATTAGgattatgtttttaactaacgAATTCATTGAACCCCACAAATAGCTAATGTacacaaaccaaaataagttatgtttttaactaacaaatttattcAACCCCACAAATTCAATACATTGAAGAGAACTTAAGCAAATACAAGTCACTcgactaacatacataaatcaacgaGTTGAACAACTCCCACactcagattgcattggacagcgacgcctgttatgcccttcggctccacatctactGCATTTTTGTCAGTGCTCAGAgggttcgacccaatccatctcattccttatccttgttgattttggccgacctttcgcacgaattgttgttgggtcagggataagtgtccatgcgtcattagaaggaggaatagccgcTTCATTTCCAAGAGAccaccattgtgcggagtaagcttttacgatgtgctcatttgtataaacatctatatattggtagtagttcaggctcacgtaaccacaagctgcaataatatgtgaacatggatagtgaagcgcagaataccttccgcattgacaataatgaccatttaagttaactgcccacttgtgtccgccacgttgcgtaataggattgaaggtctcctcaacttcaaaccttgtggagtggatGTCATACACACGAAtgatgtgcgaacaagcttgttcttgattttttcgaagttctttaacaagctttgaacaatatacttgcccttcatttaactgtctctgggcttggcggccacgcacaacaaagtactttcgacacctactatacgttgatttgaccaatgctgttatgggaatgttgcgacaatccttcaaaaccttattgatacattctgagaggttggttgtcatgtggccatatcgacgtccttctctatCATAAGCCATCATCCATTTctcctttgaaatgcgatcaatccatgtaGCTATGGCTGAACTCAAttcacgaaatttttctaaattttgatcaaaaatgtgcttgcaaggagtgtaggctgcataaaattagttatcaataaaaattttaagtatatatgaaaGTTAAATAAACGTCACCATCAAATATCAAATCTTACCCAacttcttcaacatttctttttgtttggcattattgaattttcgattgaagttgcttgctatgtgCCGCACGTAgtagacatgataaccgtggggaggttgccaaccaagtgtTTCGTTAGCGACAACGGACTTTATACTTGCGTGTCAATCAGATAtcagacaaataccatttttatctgtgatgtgttcacgcaagtgtgccaaaaaccatgaccacgctgtcaACGTCTCACCTTCAGCCAtcgcgaatgctagaggaaggacaccaccatttccatcttgtgatgtggccattaagagggtccTACGGTATTTTCCATACAAATGTGTGttgtcaacttgtatgattggcttacagtacttgaaagcctctttacattggccaaaattccaaaaaactctatgaaattgatggtgttcgcgactaaccgtattcccaacgataaaatcgtcatgtagtactTGAAAATATGATCCAAGAGagtgattttgcatgtgtgttagccacgacgaaagtttcgcatatgactcatcccaatcgccatattcaattgcaatggctttctgtttcgccaaccacgcttttttgtacgacaccttgtacgcaaattcactattaatcctctcttgaatcaagGAAATTTTTATTGACGGATCTTCTCTAATCATGCCTgtcaataacataacaaaatttaaatgacaattaacaaaaaatgaacataatatgaacataaaatacgtacctactacaTAAGTCGCAATTAAATCTAAATCaagtttctcgtgatcttgtgtcatggtcatattaagacatgtgtgtggtccaccccattgtgtgactttccacgtatctgtttttttagataaaattgccctaatatagaaagggcaaggacactctgcatttttattcaagcaacaaaccacatacttgttcgatttgctttcagcaactttgaaactttgatgcaccttcataacatattgtttgactgcatttttaacggcatctttactatcaaattccatgccagcatataattcttggccaacattaaagGTCGACGGCATCTCCAAAccgcaaatgtcctcctcatcaggataactccagttgatattgttataatgtaaagcatcattccaaaatgaattttcaattcGTTGTGCACCTAacagttcaaaataaaaaatcaaataatacttatttagcattaaatacaattgtcatcaaataataaatatattgtgtAATTCTTTTATACAGCAAATTATACCTTTtgttgggtgaacaattcttatTGATTGAGGAATGTTGGTGGCTTCATCGTCTATATCAGATATACCGTCAAGACTGTCATCTTCatctaaagactcttcaacgtataaGTTAGACACAACATAATcatcgtcatcatcatcatcgtcttCGTCAATATGTAAATTGCTCAAATTTGTTGCCGGTTGTGTctcatcattagataaataatttccacatgatgtaagcgaatttgcagaatgaaacattgaaccaccagccacatccttttctatgtacaattccagAATTGACATTTGGttttgttgtttaaaactttctagcatcgtttcaacgtcttcgtcatcacaaatttgcaaggcaatatattttcctgacactaaaaatctacagttgatagcagaaataatttcattattttgtaactttaccttatcttcactttttttcttcaaagcattgaaactaattccacgtttaatctgaatcgcttttttactgccttcaaatattacacca from Glycine soja cultivar W05 chromosome 16, ASM419377v2, whole genome shotgun sequence harbors:
- the LOC114389798 gene encoding serine/threonine-protein phosphatase 7 long form homolog — its product is MASSSSCSSSIQTRSGPLDGDVLWMQPKHVSEHVWNGEPDRKLHIRRAVPTYQIPEEIVPLLRQCGFYWIMKMGYLKINAALITAFIERWRPETHTFHLRCGEATITLQDVSVLLGLRTNGAPLIGSTNLVWADLCEELLGVRPQEGEIEGSVVKLSWLAHHFSHINIDEGNVEQLQRFTRAWILRFIGGVLFVNKTSSRVSLRLDMMKRHEFVWEPYTPTVMAALSPICVVGSVAWFAVVPLICFHVVECHQPDRVLRQFRLQQPIPECASQPQNLHGITLKGKQDENWFHLLAPMISQWNN